One bacterium CG_4_10_14_0_2_um_filter_33_32 genomic region harbors:
- the mreC gene encoding rod shape-determining protein MreC, producing the protein MPIQKSLKFIKYFVGILLISVLIILLSYTGALSPAEGLLGKFTYPIVSFVNGFSLKTKGIGESIKDLRNLQNENKSLKDDIKELTLEISKLKEAKEENESLKKQLGFVKSVTYQTLAASVVTKDPSSFLRVVIINRGSKDGIKKNMPVISDGFLVGKIQEVNPDSSKVLLLSDSSFEVSGIIQGSKALGIIKGQIGSGIAMEMIPKDQTIKNGDTVVTSNLETDVPEGLLVGKINEISTESSGLFQKASITPFVNINDIRNVIIITSLK; encoded by the coding sequence ATGCCTATTCAAAAATCTCTTAAATTTATTAAATATTTTGTTGGTATTTTACTAATTTCTGTTTTGATTATTTTGCTGTCTTATACTGGTGCACTTTCTCCAGCCGAAGGCTTGCTTGGCAAATTTACGTATCCAATTGTTTCTTTTGTTAATGGTTTTTCTTTAAAAACAAAAGGTATAGGTGAATCAATAAAGGATTTAAGGAACCTTCAAAATGAAAATAAAAGCTTAAAGGATGATATTAAAGAGCTTACATTAGAAATTAGTAAATTAAAAGAAGCTAAAGAAGAAAACGAATCGCTGAAAAAACAGCTTGGTTTCGTAAAATCAGTAACTTATCAAACATTAGCGGCTAGTGTTGTGACTAAAGATCCTTCTAGTTTTTTAAGGGTAGTTATAATTAATAGAGGGTCTAAAGATGGTATCAAAAAGAATATGCCTGTAATTTCTGATGGATTTCTTGTTGGTAAGATTCAGGAAGTTAATCCAGATAGCTCAAAAGTACTGCTTCTTTCTGATTCTAGCTTTGAAGTAAGCGGCATTATTCAAGGAAGTAAGGCCCTGGGTATAATAAAGGGACAGATAGGTTCTGGAATAGCAATGGAGATGATACCAAAGGATCAAACTATAAAGAATGGCGATACTGTTGTTACTTCAAATTTAGAAACAGATGTTCCAGAGGGTCTTCTTGTCGGTAAAATTAATGAGATTAGCACGGAAAGTAGTGGATTATTTCAGAAAGCTTCCATTACCCCTTTTGTAAACATTAATGATATCAGAAATGTCATTATTATAACGAGTCTAAAATGA